CGCCGGCGCCGAAGCTTTCCGCATGAACGTAGGTCAGGTGGCTGAAATCGAGCAGGTTGTCGTTGATCAGCCGCGCTTCGGCTTCGTAATCGAGCTGGCCGTGACCGAGGATGAAATCGGGATGATCGAGCCCCACGGCCGGCGGGATCAGCGCCTCGTCCGCCGCCTCGGCTTCGCCCATCCATATCCAGATCCAGCTATGCCGCTCGACAACCGGATAGCTGCGCACCGCGGCACGCGGCGGAATTTGCTGCTGGCCGGGGATCTCGACCACCTTGCCTTCGGGAGCGTAGAGCAGCCCATGGTACATGCAGCGCAGCCGGTCGCCCTCGCAGCGGCCAAGCGAAAGCGGCGCCAGCCGGTGGACGCAGCGATCCTCCAGCGCGGCAAGCCGGCCGCTCTCGCCGCGATAGATCACGACCGGCTCCTCGAGTATGGTGATCGCGAACGGCTTCCTGTCCGCGATCTCCTCGGACCAGGCTGCGACATACCAGGCGTTACGGACGTAATTCATCGCCAACTCTCCCTTGGCTCTTCGAAGCCAGTTGACTTTAACACTGTTAAATTGTCAAGATGACCCCATGGCACGACGCAAGGAAAAGACGCTCAACCGAGACGACGTGCTCCGCGAAGCCTTCGTCTTGCTCGAGGAACGTGGCCTCGCCGGGCTGAGCATGCGCGCCTTGGCCGAACGGCTCGATGTGCAAGCCCCGGCGCTCTACTGGCATTTTGCTGACAAGGCCGAGTTGGTGAGCCTGATGACCCGCGCGATCTACGACGAAGCGCGCGGGGCGGTCACTTCAGGAGGGACAGCCCGTGATTGGCTGCTCGCCTACGGGCGCGCGCTGCATCACCGGCTTGCCACACAACGCGATGCGGCACGGCTGTGCGTAAACGCCGCACCGATCGGCGTGAGTTCAACCGACGCAGCGTCTGCCATTGCCCAACCGCTGACGGCCCGGGGAATGGAACGGGAGTGGGCACTTGAAGCCATCGCCTCGGTGACCTCATTGGCGCTCGGCTGGGCAAGCTTCGAGGCGAACGGGCCGATGCACGACTTCCTCGAAGGCATGATCGACCTCAACCGCAGCTTCGAACGCGGGCTTCAAGCGCTAGTCGAGGGCCTTATCCCGAACCCGGCGGTTTGAACCTCGGTACGGGTCCCGCGTCAGAACGACACGATCACGTCAGTAGAGAATAGCCAGCCGTTCCCGCCAACCGGGAAAGGCACGCTGCTGTAACCCACGGGCGAATCCACCAGGTAAAGCGCCTGGCCGTTGATGCGGAACTCCCTCCGTTCGAAGGGGAACCAGGTCAATCCGACCGCCAGGTCCCAGGGATTGCCATAGTCTCCCCAGATCTTCGAGCCCGAGAGATAGGCCTGCAATTCGGACGGCAGCAGCATGGCCGAGGCCTGGACCTGCACGCCCTGGTCTGAGACGCCGGTGACGGGAATGACGCCGACGGTCTGGAAGTTGCTCAGCCACCGGAAATAGGCCTCGATATCGAACGAAAAGCCCTGGTACTTGGCGCCCGCGTTGACCGCGAGCATGTCGTAAGTGGCCTCCCTGATCACGCCGCCGGTGCCGAAGGGGTCCGCTCGGAAGATAAGCGTGCCGTCGGACAAGCGCAGTTGGGCGTTCTCGAAACCTTCGGTGCCGGGCTGGGCCTGGGCATCTTCCCGGCTGTGCGTGAAGTGGACCCCGAACAAGGTCGCCACGCGATCGTGCTGTTCGAAGTCGCCGAACCCGCTAGCGGCGCCGTATTCGCCCGTCGTGGGCATCCACCAGAGCCGCGCCGATGCAGTGTTGAGTCCGGCATCCAGCTGTGAGGCGTTTACCCCGAGCTGGCTCAAGTTATTGCCCAGCATCACGTGATAGCCGAGCGTGTCGGTAAGATCGCCCCGCGCCCAGATGCCACTGGTGTACGATCCGCGAAAGTACTCGTCGGCGATCGTGCGGTGATCGTTGCGGAGCCAGAGCGGAAACGTGCCGCTGGTCGTCCGGGTCGAGGGAAGCGCCTCGATGCCCGCGCCCAGGATCAAAGCCTTGTCGATCTCGAACTGGAACTTCCCCGCCACCACGACTTGGGCCAGGTCACCCTGGCTGGTGTTGGAGGTCCAGACATACCACAAGTACGTAAACCGCGGGTCGAACAGCCATCCCTTGAAGTTCAAGGTCACCTTCTGAAACTGCACGTCGTTGCGAAGGTCGAGCACTGAGGTACGGCCGAAAGCGTCGGTGTAAGTCTGCTCGAGAGCCTGCTGGTTTAGATAACGGGCATAGCTGAACGCCGAGAACGCCAGCTCGCCTTGATCGCCACTGGCCAGGACGAAGCCCTTTCCGGGAACGTAGTCGCCGACCTTGGAGCCGCTTGGCGGTGAAGCCGCCGCGAGCGCCTGGTCCGCCTCGCCCGCCGCGGCCACGGCGACGGCGACGGGCGACTGCGGGGTAGCCTGCTGACTCGGCTCGGCAGCGTGTTCAGCCGCTGCAATTGCGGAAGGCGGCACATCGAGTTGGCGCTCAAGATCGCCGATACGCTGGTCGAACCCGCCCATCTGGCGCTGGATGTCGGTGCGCATCGAGTCCAGCTCGTCCATCTTGCGCTGCATGTCCGTCCGCATCGCGCGGAGTTCGTCCAACTGACGCAGGACTTCCGTCTGGTCAGCCGTCTGCCGAACGTCCTGGGCCGCCGCTGACCCTCCGAAAGCGCCGGCAACCAGACACATAACCACAGCGGCTCGGCCGCGCATGATCGGGTATCACCTCCCTGGACAAATAACGCTGTCCAAACGGTGACATAGGCGCTGCCTCACCCGGAATCGGTATTAACCCCCGGTAGCCGATACGAATTGACCTGAGCGTCGGGGCCTCAGCCAAGTCCCGGCAGATTGAACCCAGGCGGCAGGCCCATGCCCTGCTGGACCCGCTGCATTTCGGCATTGGCGGCTTGGTCGGCCTTGGTGCGGGCGTCGTTGAAGGCCGCCGCAACCAGATCTTCGAGCATCTGCTTGTCTTCGGGCACGATCAGGCTGTCGTCGATCGACACACCGAGCAAGCGACCTTTGGCGGTGCAGCGGATCTTGACCAGGCCGCCGCCCGAGACGCCTTCGACCTCAAGCGAATCGAGCTTGGCCTGCGCCTCGCCCATCTGCTTCTGGATCGTCTCGGCTGCGGCCTGCGCTGCCTGCATCATCTCTTCCATCGATTTCATGCTCTGCTCCAATTCTTCTCGCCCCCGGGACCGCCAGCTCGGCCGCTAGCTTCGGCCTCCTCGACGATCTCCGCATCGGGAAAGGCCGCAAACGCCGCCTCGACGAGCGGGGTATTCCGAATGCGTTCGGCTTCTGTCGCCTTCGCCGCTTCCGCCTGCTCGCGCAAGGTCGGAGTGCCCTCGCCCTCTACGCGTTCCACCAGCCAGCGCTGGCCTGTCGCCTTGAGCAAGGCATCGCGCAACTCCGGGCTCGGATCGTCCGAGAATCCCGGCGCAGGAGCGAACGTCAATTGTCCCGGCGCGAGTTCGATCACGCGGATCCAGTCACGCATGACGCCAGCTACTCGGAGCATTCCAGCACGGTCGACGGTCTCGCACAGTTCGGCCCAGTCGACTTTCGCGACGGGAGCCGTCCCCGGGGCAGAACCGCCGTTACCACCAGTCCCCACTCCGCTAGCGGCCAACTCTCCGAGCTGTTTCGCAAGCGTACCCGGATCAGGCATGTCGGCCGCGTGGAGCACACGCAGCAGCGCCATCTGCGCCGAGACCAGCGGGTCAGGTGCGCCGCGGACTTCGTCGTGACCCTTGAGAAGAAGTTGCCACAGTCTGTGAACCTGACCGGCCGAAAGGCGGTCTGCCCATTCCTCGATCGCCTGCCGCTCCTCTTGCGTCGGCGCATCGGCGCCCGCACCACCGACCTGGGTCACGGCGACACGGTGGACAACGTCCATCAGCGTACGAAGCAAAGCGAGAGGCTCGACGCCGAGCGAATACTGGCGGTCGACTTCCGCCAGCATAGTTTGGGGATCGCCTTCGAGCAGCGCGCCAAACAGCCTCCGCCGGGCGGACTTGTCGGCCAGGCCGAGCATGTCGCGCACGCGCTCGGCGGTGACCTTGCCGTCAGTGTCGAGGTCGGCGTGGGCGATGGCTTGGTCGAGGATCGACAAACCGTCGCGCACCGAGCCCTCGGCAGCCGAGGCGATCATGTGCAGCGCCTCCGCCTCCGCCTCGACGCCTTCCTGGCGGCAGATGCTGGCGAAGTGCTGCTGCAGCATCGGCGTGGGAATGCGGCGCAAGTCGAACCGCTGGGTACGGCTGAGCACCGTGACCGGCAGCTTGTCGACCTCGGTGGTGGCGAACAGGAACTTCACATGCGCCGGCGGTTCCTCAAGTGTCTTGAGCAAGGCATTGAAAGCATTGCGCGACAGCATGTGGACTTCGTCGATGATGTAAATCTTGTAGCGCGCGCTGACCGCAGCGTAACGCACCGCCTCGATGATCTCACGCACGTCGTCGACGCCGGTGTGGCTGGCAGCGTCCATCTCGATCACGTCGATGTGGCGGCCCTCGGCTATGGCGACGCAGGGCTCGCATTTGCCGCACGGATCGATCGTCGGACCGCCCTGCCCGTCGGGGCCGACGCAGTTGAGCGCCTTGGCGATCAGGCGCGCTGTCGAGGTCTTGCCGACCCCGCGCACGCCGGTCATCAGGAAGGCATGGGCCAGCCGGTCACGCTCGATCGCGTTGGCGAGCGTGCGGACCATCGGTTCCTGTCCGATGAGCTCGGAAAAGGTCTGCGGCCGGTACTTGCGCGCGAGGACGCGGTAAGGTTGCGCGGCTTCCACGGTTGAGGCGGGAGCCTGAGGCGGCGGAGCCGGTGGAGGAGGCGGTGCAGCCGGCGGATCGGCCGGAGCGCCGAACATCGAAGACTGGCCGGCGGCCTCCAGTTCGGCTGCGCTCGGCGGGGTCTCGAGGAATTCTTCCTCGTCAGGCACCTCTGGTCGATCGGACATGGATGCAATCTAGGGCCGAAGCCCCGGCTTGTCGAAGGGGCCGGGGCAATTTATCTCCGACTTCAATCACAAGGGAGGGGGACGGCGCATGCGTTTGCGAGGGTTATGCCTGCTTGTTGCGCCGGCGTTGATCGCGCAGCCGGCCCAAGCCCAAGAAGCCATCCCGGTTCCGGCCGCAGCGGTCATCGAACAGATGTGTTCATCGACCGGGGCTCTCCAATACAGATTCGGCGAAACCGGCGTCCCTGGCGGTGACCGGCTGATGCGAACGCTGTCGAAGGGCTTTCCCCTGCCCGCCTCTACGGCGCCGTTCGATCATGCGAAACCGTGGTCGACTGAATGGTCGGATCGCTTGTTCGGCATCGAATACACCACGCCTGACGAGGAGGACGAGGGCGCCTTCGCCGCGTTCGCGCTCGGGCTCGACGGCGTGCTGGCGCCGATGGGTTGGGAACGACAGCCTGCGGACTTCGACCCGCCGCTCTACCTGTTGACGCTCACGGGAGACTGGACCTGGTTTCGCCCTGTCGAAACCGAACAGGGGCCGACCAAGTTGGTTCTCAGTCTCAGCAACTCGGTCCTCGGCATGACGCTCGCCTGCGGTCGGGACGACCTCGCCGAGACCCACGCACGCGAGGCATTCGGCGACTTGCCGCCCGGCACCCCGCGCCCGAAGGTGCCCGAAATCCCGGTCCCGACCCTCCTTAGCGTGGCCGACTGTGCCAAGCCCGAGGTTGAAGCGGAAGTTGCCAAGGTCTTCGCGACCGAATCAATGGATGGCTTCATGGCCTCGATGGTCGCGAGGACGACGTATCGCGACCGGCTCACTGGGTGGATGACCTGGAAGCTGGAGCAGTCGGGCAAGATTTCAACCGAAGACCTGATCGACCTTAGCTTCTCGTCGATCGGGAGTGTGAGCCCAGGCGGCGACCCGTTCGCCCAGCTTGGCATGATCCAGGAGATGTTCGATCTGCTGGGTCCGGTGGCCGAAGCCGAAGAGGCTGGCGATGCCGCCGCACTCTGCCGCACCTTGGTACCTCTGCAGGACTGGTTCACCCGCGTCGATGCGCTGACCCTGGAACAGACCGAAGCGACCCAGGCGGCGCTCACTGCTGAGGCCGCCCGGGTGGGCGTGTCATTCGACTAACGTTAGAGAAATAGGAGCCGGGCGACCCGCTGCCATCCGTTGTGGCTGCTTCCTTCCGGACCTGACCAGGTTGGCGGACGCGAACGTCCACCCGACTCCCGGGCGGGCATATGGCGGGCAGTCTGGCGGATTGCAAGGCGCTAACGCGCCCCTGAGCGCGAGACTTTAGCGGAAGTTGTCCGCGTAAGCCTGAAGCTTGAGCCGCCGAGGCGGCGATTCGTGGAGCTTGGCGTCGATGCCGTACTTCTCGGCATAGGCGATCGCGGCTTCCTTGTTCGGAAAGCGCAGCGAGAGCTGCTGGCGGGTGTCGCCGCTGCCGGCCCAGCCCATCAAGGGATCGGGCTTCTTCGCCTCCGCCGGAACGAAGTCGAGGACCCACTGACTGGTGAGCGCCTTGCCGGACTGCATGGCGTTCTTCGGGCGCTGGTAGATACGAGCCTGCATGGCCCACGCCTTTCCTTCGGAACGGCGACGAAATCAAGAGCGCAGAAAGGCGTTCTTCGTCTTGAGGCTCGGCGCTTCGGTCCAAGGCTCCTCCGGCCACCGGTGCTTGGGGTAGCGCCCCTTCATCTCCTTGCGCACATCGGCCCAGCTTCCGCGCCAGAATCCCGGCAAGTCGCGCGTCGCCTGGAGCGGACGGCCCGCGGGGCTGGTGAGCTTGAGAAGCAGCGGCGTATTTCCGATCATCGGATGCCGCTCAAGCCCGAACAGCGCCTGCACGCGAACCTCGACGCAGGGGGCATCGGGGCCGGAATAGTCGATCGGATGGGTCGTACCGGCGGGCGTTTCAAATTCGCGCGGGGCCAGCTTGTCGAGCCGTTGGCGCGTGTCCCAGTCGAGCAGGCCCAGCAAGGCGTCGGTCAGCTTTCCCTTGGAAACCTCAAGGTCGCGCCGCCCGTGAAGTAAGGGCGCGAGCCACTCCTCTGCCGTTTCGGCGAGGCGCACGGGATCGAGCGCCTCGACCCCGGTAAAGGCGGCTCGGGTCCGGAGGTCTATCGGCAGGATATCCTCAAGGTTCTGCACGGCCTTTTCCACAAGCAGCGCGGTTACGGCGTCAGCATCGGGCTTGGGATCGGGCCCGCTCACCAGCGTGATGGCGCCGAGCCGGCGCTCCAGCCGCGCCTCCACCCGCTCTCCGGTCCAGCGGAGCACCGAGCGACGCTCAACACGTTGGCCCAACCATTGCTCGACTTCAGCGGTCGTCAGCGGCAGCGCGGCGGTGATCCGCGCTGACTGCGCCCTGCCCTGCGCATCGCCGATGGCGAGCCATTCAGCCGACGCGAGCGGTGAAGCCGGATCGAGCGAGTACCCGCGCCCGCCGGCAGAGAGCCAGCTTTCGCCGGTGACGTCACGACGTCGCGCGAGGTTATCGGGCAGAGCGAGAGCGAGGAGGATGCCGAGGGGCGGCAATGGTCCGTCCACTGGTCCCTTGCGAAGGCCGCGCGTTTTCGCCGCCCAGCCCTCTGCCAGCTTGGCCGACGCCTTGGCGCGAGACGACCGATCTCCATCCCATCGGGTGAGGCGCTGAGCCAGGTCCTCGCCCTTCCCGCCCAAGCCCCGCTCCTGCAACAGCAGAGCGAGCTTCGCCGCTTCGAGCGCAGCCCCATGCTCGGAGCCGAACAGGAGCATGGCGGCCTGCCACGGTTCCATCGGCAGCGCCGCTATCCGGCGCCCGCGTTCGGTTATCTTACCCTCACCGTCGAGCGCATCCAGCTTCGCAAGTCGGTCGCGAGCAGCACTCAAGGCCGCAGACGGCGGCGGATCGAGCCACGCCAACTTCGACGGATCGCCCACGCCCCACTGCGCCAGGGCGAGCAGCAGCGGCGCGAGATCGGCAGTCACGATCTCGGGAGGATCAAACGCCTCCCGGCCCGAATGCGCGGCCTCTTCCCACAGGCGGTAAGCCACGCCGGGCGACTGCCTTGCCGCGCGCCCCGCCCTTTGCGCGGCGGCAGCCTGGCTGGAGCGGCGGGTAACGAGGTGCGTGACCCCGGCGGCGATGTCGAACTCGGCCCGTCGCGATAGACCGCTGTCGACCACTACCGAAACACCGTCGAGCGTGATCGACGTCTCCGCAATGCTTGTGGCGAGCACGATCCGGCGGCGGCCTTCTGGGTCACGGCGGATCGCGGCGCGTTGGGCGGCAGGCTCGATCTGGCCGTGAAGCGGCAGGATCGGCACATGCGGCAGGCGCTCGGCCAGCCTTTCGCGAGTTCGCTCGATTTCGCCCACGCCCGGAAGGAACGCGAGCAAGTCACCCTCCTCCTCACGCCAGGCGGAGAGGATTGCGCTGGCCATCGCTTCGTCGGTGCGCAGCTCCGGCCGGCTGCCGAACCATCTGATCGCCAGGGGATAGGCCCGCCCCTCGCTCTCGATCACCGACGCGCCGTCGCCGAGCAAGCG
Above is a genomic segment from Altererythrobacter sp. Root672 containing:
- a CDS encoding YbaB/EbfC family nucleoid-associated protein translates to MKSMEEMMQAAQAAAETIQKQMGEAQAKLDSLEVEGVSGGGLVKIRCTAKGRLLGVSIDDSLIVPEDKQMLEDLVAAAFNDARTKADQAANAEMQRVQQGMGLPPGFNLPGLG
- a CDS encoding TetR/AcrR family transcriptional regulator, encoding MARRKEKTLNRDDVLREAFVLLEERGLAGLSMRALAERLDVQAPALYWHFADKAELVSLMTRAIYDEARGAVTSGGTARDWLLAYGRALHHRLATQRDAARLCVNAAPIGVSSTDAASAIAQPLTARGMEREWALEAIASVTSLALGWASFEANGPMHDFLEGMIDLNRSFERGLQALVEGLIPNPAV
- a CDS encoding ETC complex I subunit, with product MQARIYQRPKNAMQSGKALTSQWVLDFVPAEAKKPDPLMGWAGSGDTRQQLSLRFPNKEAAIAYAEKYGIDAKLHESPPRRLKLQAYADNFR
- a CDS encoding DNA polymerase III subunit gamma/tau; the protein is MSDRPEVPDEEEFLETPPSAAELEAAGQSSMFGAPADPPAAPPPPPAPPPQAPASTVEAAQPYRVLARKYRPQTFSELIGQEPMVRTLANAIERDRLAHAFLMTGVRGVGKTSTARLIAKALNCVGPDGQGGPTIDPCGKCEPCVAIAEGRHIDVIEMDAASHTGVDDVREIIEAVRYAAVSARYKIYIIDEVHMLSRNAFNALLKTLEEPPAHVKFLFATTEVDKLPVTVLSRTQRFDLRRIPTPMLQQHFASICRQEGVEAEAEALHMIASAAEGSVRDGLSILDQAIAHADLDTDGKVTAERVRDMLGLADKSARRRLFGALLEGDPQTMLAEVDRQYSLGVEPLALLRTLMDVVHRVAVTQVGGAGADAPTQEERQAIEEWADRLSAGQVHRLWQLLLKGHDEVRGAPDPLVSAQMALLRVLHAADMPDPGTLAKQLGELAASGVGTGGNGGSAPGTAPVAKVDWAELCETVDRAGMLRVAGVMRDWIRVIELAPGQLTFAPAPGFSDDPSPELRDALLKATGQRWLVERVEGEGTPTLREQAEAAKATEAERIRNTPLVEAAFAAFPDAEIVEEAEASGRAGGPGGEKNWSRA
- the hrpB gene encoding ATP-dependent helicase HrpB; this encodes MSADLPIHFVLPDLLGALRSGNSAVLVAPPGAGKTTAVAPALIDQPWCTGQVILLSPRRVAARAAAERMAELLGEPVGQRVGYITRLDSKQSAATRILVVTEAIFVSRILGDQELQGVSAVLFDEAHERHLDSDLGLALAIESQSVLREDLRILVMSATIDGARFARLLGDGASVIESEGRAYPLAIRWFGSRPELRTDEAMASAILSAWREEEGDLLAFLPGVGEIERTRERLAERLPHVPILPLHGQIEPAAQRAAIRRDPEGRRRIVLATSIAETSITLDGVSVVVDSGLSRRAEFDIAAGVTHLVTRRSSQAAAAQRAGRAARQSPGVAYRLWEEAAHSGREAFDPPEIVTADLAPLLLALAQWGVGDPSKLAWLDPPPSAALSAARDRLAKLDALDGEGKITERGRRIAALPMEPWQAAMLLFGSEHGAALEAAKLALLLQERGLGGKGEDLAQRLTRWDGDRSSRAKASAKLAEGWAAKTRGLRKGPVDGPLPPLGILLALALPDNLARRRDVTGESWLSAGGRGYSLDPASPLASAEWLAIGDAQGRAQSARITAALPLTTAEVEQWLGQRVERRSVLRWTGERVEARLERRLGAITLVSGPDPKPDADAVTALLVEKAVQNLEDILPIDLRTRAAFTGVEALDPVRLAETAEEWLAPLLHGRRDLEVSKGKLTDALLGLLDWDTRQRLDKLAPREFETPAGTTHPIDYSGPDAPCVEVRVQALFGLERHPMIGNTPLLLKLTSPAGRPLQATRDLPGFWRGSWADVRKEMKGRYPKHRWPEEPWTEAPSLKTKNAFLRS